A single window of Nocardioides baekrokdamisoli DNA harbors:
- a CDS encoding PIN domain-containing protein produces MGSPTHSEGLTLDAGALIGIDRGSESVRVIVERCFARGGEVHVLPEVIAQAWRGGARSARLGQFLAAPGVVTPLYGQPSARRVGGLSGACGHTDVIDVHVALHARERGHRVVTSDPDDIRAVDPTLPIITI; encoded by the coding sequence ATGGGCAGCCCAACGCACAGCGAAGGCCTGACGCTGGACGCGGGCGCCCTGATTGGCATCGATCGTGGCTCTGAGTCCGTGCGAGTGATCGTGGAGCGCTGCTTCGCCCGCGGCGGTGAGGTGCATGTGCTCCCTGAAGTCATCGCCCAGGCATGGCGGGGCGGAGCTCGCTCGGCGCGACTCGGTCAGTTCCTCGCCGCACCCGGCGTCGTCACTCCGCTCTACGGCCAGCCGAGTGCCCGACGCGTCGGCGGACTGTCGGGCGCCTGCGGGCACACCGATGTGATCGACGTCCACGTTGCACTCCATGCCCGCGAGCGCGGCCATCGGGTGGTGACCAGTGATCCGGATGACATCCGGGCGGTGGATCCAACGCTGCCGATCATCACGATCTGA
- a CDS encoding aldo/keto reductase — MTIPQRTLGTASPLTVSAIGLGCMGMSEFYGTPDEAGGIATIHRALDLGVTFLDTADMYGPFTNEMLVGRAIAGRRDEVQVATKFGNERRPDGSRVGINGRPEYVRSACDASLQRLGVDHIDLYYQHRVDQSVPIEETVGAMKELVDAGKVRHLGLSEASAQTIRRAHAVHPITALQTEYSLFTRDLESEILPTLRELGIGLVPYSPLGRGILTGAMTADGLAGPGEVRGSAYFPRYSGENLDTNLALAGRLRGLAEHRGCTSGQLALAWVLAQGDDVAPIPGTKRVKYLEENVGAIEVTLDASEAAAIAAAVPADEVAGLRYGDLSNVNV, encoded by the coding sequence ATGACCATTCCTCAGCGCACCCTCGGCACGGCGTCCCCGCTCACCGTCTCGGCGATCGGCCTGGGCTGCATGGGCATGTCCGAGTTCTACGGGACACCCGACGAAGCAGGCGGCATCGCCACGATCCACCGGGCTCTCGACCTCGGCGTCACGTTCCTGGACACCGCCGACATGTACGGCCCGTTCACCAACGAGATGCTGGTCGGGAGGGCGATTGCGGGTCGCCGCGACGAGGTCCAGGTGGCCACCAAGTTCGGCAACGAACGTCGGCCCGACGGGAGCCGCGTCGGCATCAACGGTCGCCCGGAGTACGTACGCTCCGCTTGTGACGCGTCCCTGCAACGCCTCGGCGTCGACCACATCGATCTCTACTACCAGCACCGTGTCGACCAGAGCGTCCCGATCGAGGAGACCGTCGGCGCGATGAAGGAGCTGGTCGACGCCGGCAAGGTACGCCACCTGGGCCTGTCGGAGGCCTCCGCGCAGACGATCCGTCGTGCCCACGCGGTGCACCCGATCACCGCCCTGCAGACGGAGTACTCACTGTTCACCCGCGACCTCGAGAGCGAGATCCTGCCGACGCTTCGCGAGCTCGGCATCGGGCTCGTGCCGTACTCGCCCCTGGGCCGCGGCATCCTCACCGGCGCGATGACGGCGGATGGTCTGGCAGGGCCGGGAGAGGTACGCGGCAGCGCGTACTTCCCGAGATACAGCGGCGAGAACCTCGACACCAACCTGGCACTGGCCGGCCGGCTGCGGGGATTGGCCGAGCACCGGGGGTGTACGTCGGGCCAGCTCGCGCTCGCCTGGGTGCTGGCTCAGGGTGACGACGTGGCACCGATCCCGGGGACCAAGCGGGTGAAGTACCTCGAGGAGAACGTCGGAGCGATCGAGGTGACCCTGGACGCCTCGGAGGCTGCCGCGATCGCCGCGGCTGTGCCGGCCGACGAGGTCGCGGGCCTTCGGTACGGCGATCTCAGCAACGTCAACGTCTGA
- a CDS encoding SRPBCC family protein has protein sequence MPSTPPTLADRSFRFVDSWEVDGSPELVRDVLVDLERYPEWWSEVRAVAKVSDDDAIVLCRARLPYTLEMHLHAVCRELPTVKVDIAGDLEGWAQWTLVSTGSADEPRTRLDFAQEVDLMTVPNWIVSAGRPMLTWNHRRMMAGARIGLARRLADLRR, from the coding sequence ATGCCTTCGACGCCGCCGACCTTGGCTGACCGGTCGTTCCGGTTCGTCGACTCGTGGGAGGTCGACGGCTCACCTGAGCTCGTACGCGACGTGCTCGTCGATCTGGAGCGCTATCCGGAATGGTGGTCCGAGGTCCGCGCGGTGGCGAAGGTGAGCGACGACGACGCGATCGTGCTGTGCCGGGCGCGGTTGCCGTACACGCTCGAGATGCACCTGCATGCGGTCTGCCGTGAGCTGCCGACGGTGAAGGTCGACATCGCCGGTGACCTCGAGGGTTGGGCCCAGTGGACCTTGGTGTCGACGGGCTCGGCCGACGAGCCGCGTACGCGTCTCGACTTCGCGCAGGAGGTCGACCTGATGACAGTGCCGAACTGGATCGTCTCCGCAGGCAGGCCGATGCTGACCTGGAACCATCGCCGGATGATGGCGGGTGCGCGGATCGGCCTCGCTCGGCGGCTCGCGGACCTCAGACGTTGA
- a CDS encoding cytidine deaminase, translating to MWERLRSAALDVAALAYAPYSNFAVGAAGLVDDGRIVTGCNVENASYGLTLCAECGLVSALHASGGGRLTHVICVNGAGEVLMPCGRCRQLLWEHGGAALQVMTPTGLKPMSEILPDAFDAADLG from the coding sequence ATGTGGGAGCGATTGCGGTCCGCGGCGCTGGATGTCGCTGCGCTCGCGTACGCGCCCTATTCGAACTTTGCCGTCGGAGCTGCCGGGCTGGTGGACGACGGCCGGATCGTGACCGGGTGCAACGTCGAGAACGCGTCGTACGGCCTCACCCTGTGTGCTGAGTGCGGTCTCGTCTCGGCCCTGCACGCCTCCGGTGGCGGCCGGCTGACCCACGTCATCTGTGTCAACGGGGCCGGCGAGGTGCTGATGCCCTGCGGACGCTGCCGACAACTGCTCTGGGAGCACGGCGGCGCGGCGCTTCAGGTGATGACGCCGACCGGACTGAAGCCGATGAGCGAGATCCTTCCCGATGCCTTCGACGCCGCCGACCTTGGCTGA
- the meaB gene encoding methylmalonyl Co-A mutase-associated GTPase MeaB, protein MNARPLDTEPVKDVVAALVDGVLAGQRATVSRAITLVESKKPAHRAQARELLAALTPHAGGAIRVGISGVPGVGKSTTIEALGTNLTAAGHRVAVLAVDPSSVRTGGSVLGDKTRMAQLSVDPNAYIRPSPSGGTLGGVARATAQAMTIVEAAGYDVVLVETVGVGQSEVTVASMVDTFLFLTIARTGDQLQGIKKGILEIADVVAVNKADDGDQEIAARAAARELAGALRLVRGTAGAPPVVTYSGLHHKGLDVVWHEIEQHRDRLGADGLARKRAEQQLDFTWALVREELEERLQHSAGVRAIRDAVKAQVLAGDLQAPAAADQILAAYDGTDV, encoded by the coding sequence GTGAACGCGAGGCCTCTCGACACCGAGCCGGTGAAAGACGTGGTGGCCGCGCTCGTCGACGGAGTGCTCGCCGGCCAGCGGGCGACCGTCTCCCGCGCGATCACCCTGGTCGAGTCCAAGAAGCCGGCTCACCGGGCTCAGGCACGCGAGTTGTTGGCTGCCTTGACGCCGCACGCCGGGGGAGCGATCCGGGTCGGCATCTCGGGAGTTCCCGGGGTTGGCAAGTCGACGACGATCGAGGCGCTGGGCACGAATCTGACCGCCGCCGGCCATCGAGTCGCAGTGCTGGCGGTCGACCCGTCCTCGGTGCGTACCGGTGGCTCGGTGCTGGGTGACAAGACCCGGATGGCGCAGCTCAGCGTCGATCCGAATGCCTACATCCGTCCGTCGCCCTCAGGGGGGACCCTCGGTGGCGTCGCACGTGCCACTGCCCAGGCGATGACCATCGTGGAGGCGGCTGGCTATGACGTCGTCCTGGTCGAGACCGTGGGTGTCGGCCAGTCCGAGGTCACCGTGGCGAGCATGGTCGACACCTTCCTGTTCCTCACGATCGCCCGCACCGGCGATCAGCTTCAGGGCATCAAGAAAGGCATCCTCGAGATCGCCGATGTGGTTGCGGTGAACAAGGCCGATGACGGAGACCAGGAGATCGCCGCGCGTGCGGCCGCCCGCGAACTCGCGGGCGCCCTGCGTCTGGTCCGGGGCACGGCTGGGGCGCCGCCGGTCGTCACCTACTCCGGTCTGCACCACAAGGGCCTCGACGTGGTGTGGCACGAGATCGAGCAGCACCGCGATCGGCTCGGCGCCGACGGACTCGCCCGCAAACGTGCCGAGCAGCAGCTGGACTTCACCTGGGCGCTGGTGCGTGAGGAACTGGAGGAACGTCTGCAGCACTCCGCGGGCGTCCGTGCGATCCGCGACGCGGTCAAGGCTCAGGTGCTGGCCGGCGACCTGCAGGCGCCGGCTGCGGCCGACCAGATCCTCGCGGCGTACGACGGCACCGACGTCTGA
- a CDS encoding helix-turn-helix domain-containing protein, which translates to MDSRLVELSRSVDPVVLGKRLRLARLGAGLTQEAVVASEVSAAYLSRIEAGHRRPEFALLTRMAQRIGISLEDLLVDPVNEDEQRLRVALDHAELQLVSGDAAAALTSITEVIAGLGEAPALAPAAAFVRARALEGVGDYNEAILVLEDLTAEASVDPAWLRASIALCRCYRQAGDAAASIEFGERASAAARDLGLEGSTEAIQLSVTVAWAYATLGDNDRALRMCLRALETADRHGSSPVARGSAYWNASIIQGRRGKYAAAADFSRKALAIFEEADDMRALAAVRSEAADLHLSMDPPDPVAALEMLDRAEQEMDWSAGSVSGRSALLVTRARAHLMAGDTADASAALERAESGLPEADVVVRAYAASLAGQIAAAEGRTEDAASAYREAVRLLSELGADHRVSRLWYELGDLLAEAGHHQAAVDAFRAGAVAAGALPARRATFVRRATRTF; encoded by the coding sequence ATGGATTCGCGATTGGTCGAGTTGAGCCGGTCCGTTGATCCGGTCGTCCTCGGGAAGCGGCTCCGCCTGGCACGTCTCGGCGCTGGGTTGACCCAGGAAGCTGTGGTCGCCAGCGAGGTCTCCGCGGCGTACCTGTCCCGGATCGAGGCCGGCCACCGCCGCCCGGAATTCGCCCTGCTGACGCGCATGGCACAACGCATCGGGATCTCGCTCGAGGATCTTCTCGTCGATCCGGTCAATGAGGACGAGCAACGCCTGCGCGTGGCGCTGGACCATGCAGAACTTCAGCTCGTCTCCGGAGACGCCGCCGCCGCGTTGACGTCGATCACGGAGGTGATCGCAGGGCTTGGTGAGGCGCCTGCGCTCGCGCCCGCCGCCGCCTTCGTACGTGCCCGCGCGCTCGAAGGCGTCGGTGACTACAACGAGGCGATCCTGGTGTTGGAGGACCTCACGGCTGAGGCGTCCGTCGACCCTGCCTGGCTGCGGGCGTCGATCGCGTTGTGCCGCTGCTATCGCCAGGCCGGTGACGCTGCAGCCTCGATCGAGTTCGGCGAGCGGGCCTCGGCGGCCGCCCGGGACCTGGGCCTCGAAGGATCCACCGAGGCGATTCAGTTGAGTGTCACCGTGGCCTGGGCGTACGCCACTCTCGGGGACAACGATCGAGCCCTCCGGATGTGTCTGCGAGCCCTGGAGACCGCGGATCGGCACGGCTCATCCCCGGTGGCTCGCGGCTCGGCGTACTGGAACGCCAGCATCATTCAGGGACGACGCGGCAAGTACGCGGCGGCGGCGGACTTCTCACGCAAGGCGCTGGCGATCTTCGAGGAGGCCGACGACATGCGTGCCCTGGCTGCCGTGCGCTCCGAGGCTGCAGATCTTCATCTGTCGATGGATCCACCGGACCCGGTGGCAGCGCTCGAGATGCTCGATCGCGCCGAGCAGGAGATGGACTGGTCCGCGGGATCGGTCTCTGGCCGATCTGCGCTGCTCGTCACGCGAGCACGTGCCCACCTGATGGCCGGAGACACCGCGGATGCCAGCGCGGCGCTGGAGCGGGCGGAGTCGGGCCTGCCAGAGGCCGACGTCGTCGTGCGTGCATACGCCGCGTCCCTTGCCGGACAGATCGCTGCGGCAGAGGGCCGAACCGAGGATGCCGCGTCGGCGTACCGCGAAGCCGTGAGGTTGCTCAGCGAACTGGGAGCCGATCATCGGGTGAGCCGCCTCTGGTACGAGTTGGGGGACCTTCTCGCTGAGGCCGGCCACCATCAGGCTGCCGTGGACGCATTCCGTGCAGGCGCGGTCGCTGCGGGCGCGCTGCCAGCCCGTCGCGCGACGTTCGTACGTCGCGCGACACGGACCTTCTGA
- the scpA gene encoding methylmalonyl-CoA mutase: MSIPKNFADFEFSSTGSAPTGGDAWESPEGIEVKGLYTPADLAGADGLDTYPGLSPFLRGPYPTMYTSQPWTIRQYAGFSTAEESNAFYRRNLAAGQKGLSVAFDLATHRGYDSDHPRVRGDVGMAGVAIDSIYDTRTLFEGIPLDQMSVSMTMNGAVLPVMALYIAAAEEQGVKPEQLAGTIQNDILKEFMVRNTYIYPPAPSMRIIGDIFSYTAAHMPRFNSISISGYHMQEAGATADLELAYTLADGVEYIRTGLAAGLDVDAFAPRLSFFWAIGMNFFMEIAKMRAARALWSRLVRDFDPKSAKSLSLRTHSQTSGWSLTAQDVFNNVGRTAIEAMASTQGHTQSLHTNALDEAIALPTDFSARIARNTQLLLQQESGTTYSIDPWAGSYYVEKLTRDLAARAWAHIQEAEAAGGMAKAIEQGIPKMRIEEAAARTQARIDSGAQKVIGVNTFRLPSEDKLDVLKVNNAEVYAAQIAKLERLRAERDPKAVAEALAAITGATEKGTGNLLELAVNAARAKATVGEISDAMEKTYGRHQAVIRTISGVYKNEVGNDEVAAKVLAATAKFEEDEGRRPRILVAKMGQDGHDRGQKVVVSAFADLGFNVDVGPLFSTPEEVAQQAVDADVHIVGVSSLAAGHLTLLPALKQALKDQGREDIVVVIGGVIPPDDVPTLKEMGAAAVFLPGTVISESALELLAQISAGLGH; the protein is encoded by the coding sequence ATGAGCATCCCGAAGAATTTTGCTGACTTCGAGTTCAGCTCCACCGGCAGCGCTCCGACGGGCGGTGACGCCTGGGAGTCTCCCGAGGGCATCGAGGTCAAGGGCCTCTACACCCCGGCTGACCTCGCCGGAGCCGACGGTCTCGACACCTACCCGGGGCTGAGCCCGTTCCTGCGCGGCCCGTACCCGACGATGTACACCTCGCAGCCGTGGACCATCCGCCAGTACGCAGGGTTCTCCACCGCCGAGGAGTCCAACGCCTTCTACCGTCGCAACCTGGCCGCGGGTCAGAAGGGTCTGTCGGTCGCATTCGACCTCGCCACCCACCGTGGCTATGACTCCGACCATCCGCGCGTACGCGGCGACGTCGGCATGGCCGGTGTGGCGATCGACTCGATCTACGACACTCGCACGTTGTTCGAGGGCATCCCGCTCGACCAGATGTCGGTCTCGATGACGATGAACGGTGCCGTGCTGCCGGTCATGGCCCTCTACATCGCTGCTGCCGAGGAGCAGGGGGTGAAGCCGGAGCAGCTCGCGGGGACGATCCAGAACGACATCCTCAAGGAGTTCATGGTCCGCAACACCTACATCTACCCGCCGGCGCCGTCGATGCGGATCATCGGCGACATCTTCAGCTACACCGCCGCACACATGCCCCGGTTCAACTCGATCTCGATCTCCGGCTACCACATGCAGGAGGCCGGAGCGACGGCTGACCTCGAGCTCGCGTACACGCTGGCGGACGGTGTCGAATACATCCGCACCGGTCTGGCAGCCGGTCTGGACGTCGACGCCTTCGCGCCGCGCCTGTCCTTCTTCTGGGCGATCGGCATGAACTTCTTCATGGAGATCGCGAAGATGCGCGCTGCCCGTGCGCTGTGGAGCCGCCTCGTACGCGACTTCGACCCGAAGTCGGCCAAGTCGCTGTCACTGCGTACGCACAGCCAGACCTCGGGCTGGTCGCTCACGGCCCAGGACGTGTTCAACAACGTCGGCCGTACCGCGATCGAGGCGATGGCTTCGACCCAGGGTCACACGCAGTCTCTGCATACCAACGCCCTCGATGAGGCGATCGCGCTGCCGACCGACTTCTCGGCCCGCATCGCTCGCAACACCCAGTTGCTGCTGCAGCAGGAGAGCGGGACGACGTACTCGATCGACCCCTGGGCCGGTTCGTACTACGTCGAGAAGCTGACCCGCGACCTCGCCGCCCGTGCCTGGGCGCACATCCAGGAGGCCGAGGCCGCCGGTGGCATGGCCAAGGCGATCGAGCAGGGCATCCCGAAGATGCGCATCGAGGAGGCAGCGGCGCGTACGCAGGCCCGTATCGACTCGGGCGCGCAGAAGGTCATCGGCGTCAACACCTTCCGGCTGCCGTCCGAGGACAAGCTCGACGTGCTCAAGGTCAACAACGCCGAGGTGTACGCGGCCCAGATCGCGAAGCTTGAGCGTCTGCGTGCCGAGCGCGACCCGAAGGCCGTCGCGGAAGCCCTCGCCGCCATCACCGGCGCGACTGAAAAGGGCACCGGCAACCTGCTGGAGCTCGCGGTCAACGCTGCTCGGGCAAAGGCGACCGTCGGAGAGATCTCGGACGCCATGGAGAAGACGTACGGCCGTCACCAGGCCGTGATCCGTACGATCTCCGGCGTGTACAAGAACGAGGTCGGCAACGACGAGGTCGCGGCGAAGGTGCTCGCGGCCACGGCGAAGTTCGAGGAGGACGAGGGCCGTCGCCCGCGCATCCTCGTCGCGAAGATGGGCCAGGACGGCCACGACCGCGGTCAGAAGGTGGTCGTGTCCGCCTTCGCCGACCTCGGTTTCAACGTCGACGTCGGCCCGCTGTTCTCGACCCCCGAAGAGGTCGCCCAGCAGGCCGTGGACGCGGACGTGCACATCGTCGGCGTCTCGTCGCTGGCCGCGGGCCACCTCACCTTGCTGCCGGCGCTCAAGCAGGCACTCAAGGACCAGGGCCGCGAGGACATCGTCGTCGTGATCGGCGGAGTCATCCCGCCGGACGACGTCCCGACGCTGAAGGAGATGGGCGCCGCGGCGGTCTTCCTGCCGGGCACTGTGATCTCGGAGTCGGCGCTGGAACTGCTGGCTCAGATCTCCGCAGGCTTGGGTCACTGA
- a CDS encoding methylmalonyl-CoA mutase family protein: MTDAPVTLAQPEDAHTQAEWEAATAAVLRKAGRLAESDADAAVWAKLTRKTLDDIEITPLGLPGEPVTALRPSRAGAWDIRAIVADPNAKAANENALVDLDGGVTSLWLHADESTDLDATLKGVLLDLAPVVLDAPTATVETAKAFLKLAVDFHEDTNLGADPLGALLRDLPVAVDEAIDELKQLAELARKNSIRAIVVDATAAHDLGASDAQELGWSIAVGVAYLRWLTDHGLSVADAAKLIEFRYAATDEQFPTIAKLRAARQLWARVLEISGVPAGSTGEVEQRQHAVTSRPMFSKYDPYVNMLRGTIAAFAAGVGGADAVTVLPFDSANGRPDGFGRRIARNVNHLLIDESHVAVVTDPAGGSYAVEQLTADTAAKGWAEFVQIEAEWENGEDFAPFKARIDAVVARRETEIAKRKRPITGVSEFPNLGEELPAREADPLNDRVRRYGASFEALRDQPAANNAFLATLGTVAQHTARATFASNLLAAGGIGVDVAGATKNATELVAAYDGQPVVVLAGSDAAYAEWGQEAADAMRGRGAQWIVIAGKPTDYADDSAAMGVDALAFLTTTREKLA, encoded by the coding sequence GTGACTGACGCGCCCGTGACCCTGGCCCAGCCAGAGGATGCACACACGCAGGCGGAGTGGGAGGCGGCTACGGCCGCTGTCCTCCGCAAGGCCGGTCGACTCGCAGAGTCCGACGCCGATGCTGCCGTGTGGGCCAAGCTGACCCGCAAAACCCTCGACGACATCGAGATCACTCCGCTCGGCCTCCCGGGTGAGCCGGTGACGGCGCTGCGCCCGAGCCGCGCAGGCGCCTGGGACATCCGCGCGATCGTGGCCGACCCGAACGCCAAGGCTGCCAACGAGAACGCGCTGGTCGACCTCGACGGCGGTGTCACCTCGCTGTGGCTACACGCGGACGAGAGCACCGACCTGGATGCGACGCTCAAGGGCGTACTGCTCGATCTGGCCCCCGTCGTCCTCGATGCCCCGACGGCAACCGTGGAGACGGCCAAGGCGTTCCTGAAGCTCGCTGTCGACTTCCACGAGGACACCAACCTCGGTGCGGACCCGCTCGGCGCGCTGCTGCGTGATCTGCCGGTGGCGGTGGACGAGGCCATCGACGAGCTCAAGCAGCTCGCCGAACTCGCCCGGAAGAACAGCATTCGCGCGATCGTCGTGGACGCCACGGCAGCCCACGACCTCGGCGCCAGTGACGCTCAGGAGCTCGGCTGGTCGATCGCTGTCGGCGTCGCGTACCTGCGCTGGCTGACCGACCACGGCCTGTCCGTCGCGGACGCGGCGAAGCTCATCGAGTTCCGCTACGCAGCGACCGACGAGCAGTTCCCGACGATCGCGAAGCTGCGCGCGGCCCGCCAGCTCTGGGCGCGGGTCCTCGAGATCTCGGGGGTCCCGGCGGGCTCGACCGGCGAGGTCGAGCAGCGTCAGCACGCCGTCACGTCCCGGCCGATGTTCAGCAAGTACGACCCGTACGTGAACATGCTGCGCGGCACCATTGCTGCGTTCGCCGCCGGTGTCGGCGGTGCGGATGCGGTGACCGTGTTGCCGTTCGACTCCGCCAACGGGCGCCCGGACGGGTTCGGGCGACGGATTGCGCGCAACGTCAACCACCTCCTCATCGATGAGTCCCATGTCGCGGTCGTGACCGACCCGGCCGGCGGTTCGTACGCCGTCGAACAGCTCACTGCCGACACGGCAGCCAAGGGCTGGGCGGAATTCGTCCAGATCGAGGCGGAGTGGGAGAACGGCGAGGACTTCGCGCCATTCAAGGCCCGGATCGACGCTGTCGTCGCCCGGCGCGAGACCGAGATCGCGAAGCGCAAGCGTCCGATCACCGGCGTCTCGGAGTTCCCGAACCTCGGCGAGGAGCTTCCGGCGCGTGAGGCCGACCCGCTGAACGACCGGGTTCGCCGTTACGGAGCCTCCTTCGAGGCCCTGCGCGATCAGCCGGCCGCGAACAACGCGTTCCTGGCCACCCTCGGCACCGTCGCCCAGCACACGGCCCGGGCAACCTTCGCGAGCAACCTGCTCGCTGCCGGTGGCATCGGAGTGGACGTCGCGGGAGCCACCAAGAACGCCACCGAGTTGGTCGCTGCTTATGACGGCCAGCCGGTCGTCGTGCTCGCCGGGTCCGACGCCGCGTATGCGGAATGGGGACAGGAGGCGGCTGATGCGATGCGTGGCAGGGGTGCGCAGTGGATCGTCATCGCGGGCAAGCCCACTGACTACGCCGACGACTCGGCCGCGATGGGCGTCGACGCCCTTGCGTTCCTGACCACGACGAGGGAGAAGTTGGCATGA
- a CDS encoding SRPBCC family protein: MPVIRLETVIHAPIEACFDLSLSVDFHVESMDPSGERAVAGVTSGVMELGDQVAWAARHFGIPVRMTSLISAYERPSFFVDEQLRGPFKRWRHEHWFESVDDGTWMIDVVEFAAPAGPIGILVEQVGLTAYMAKLLRQRNTHLKAALET, encoded by the coding sequence GTGCCGGTGATCCGCCTCGAGACCGTGATCCACGCGCCGATCGAGGCCTGTTTCGACCTGAGCCTGTCGGTGGATTTCCACGTCGAGTCAATGGACCCCTCGGGGGAGCGGGCTGTCGCCGGCGTCACCAGCGGGGTCATGGAGTTGGGCGACCAGGTCGCTTGGGCGGCGCGCCACTTCGGGATCCCGGTACGGATGACGTCGCTCATCAGTGCGTACGAGCGGCCGTCGTTCTTCGTCGATGAGCAGCTCCGCGGACCGTTCAAGCGATGGCGCCATGAACACTGGTTCGAGTCAGTAGACGACGGCACCTGGATGATCGACGTCGTGGAGTTCGCAGCACCTGCCGGCCCGATCGGCATCCTCGTGGAGCAGGTGGGGCTCACCGCGTACATGGCAAAACTGCTCCGGCAACGCAACACTCACCTGAAGGCGGCGCTCGAGACCTGA
- a CDS encoding glycosyltransferase, producing MRVMLVTDSLFAGEPGRGATTTTKAIADRLIDLGHEVRFLAPAPGLTRYKQSEVVRLNPLTKPGRQVNEAITYWNPDAVLVVTPGRLGRKALKHAQVMGIPTVAIEQHAVSDSELDYWRSKVAQRSDLLVVTSNWMADRLALAGIDARVWMPGIDTDAFSPALRDEHLHHKWSKGESLVVVGFAGRLANRHHVRRLVELNDLPGIRPIIIGDGPQQQWLRQRLPRAKFTGALHTGDMAVALASLDLFVHPGEQETCCHALREASASGVPIVAPGAGGALDVVRHLETGLLYEPGRAGALADAVAAAVADPQRALLGGHGREVVRARSWPTAVDELLAMFPVKDLATRRTNVA from the coding sequence ATGCGGGTCATGCTGGTTACTGATTCCTTGTTCGCCGGCGAGCCGGGCCGTGGCGCCACCACGACGACGAAGGCGATCGCCGACCGCCTGATCGACCTCGGCCACGAGGTGCGGTTCCTGGCCCCGGCACCGGGGCTCACGCGTTACAAGCAGAGCGAGGTCGTACGCCTCAACCCCCTGACCAAGCCGGGACGGCAGGTCAACGAGGCGATCACGTACTGGAACCCCGACGCCGTCCTCGTCGTCACCCCGGGCCGCTTGGGCCGCAAGGCGCTGAAGCACGCGCAGGTGATGGGCATCCCCACTGTGGCGATCGAGCAGCACGCCGTGAGCGACTCCGAACTCGACTACTGGCGCAGCAAGGTCGCCCAGCGCAGTGACCTCCTCGTCGTGACCAGCAACTGGATGGCCGATCGTCTGGCGCTGGCCGGGATCGACGCCCGGGTATGGATGCCCGGCATCGACACCGACGCCTTCTCGCCCGCGCTGCGCGACGAGCACCTGCACCACAAGTGGTCGAAGGGCGAGAGTCTCGTCGTCGTCGGATTCGCAGGACGCCTGGCCAACCGGCATCACGTCCGTCGGCTCGTCGAACTCAACGACCTGCCCGGCATCCGGCCGATCATCATCGGCGACGGACCCCAACAGCAGTGGTTGCGGCAGCGTCTTCCCAGGGCCAAGTTCACCGGCGCCCTGCACACCGGGGACATGGCGGTCGCGCTCGCCAGCCTCGACCTGTTCGTTCACCCTGGCGAGCAGGAGACCTGCTGCCACGCGTTGCGCGAGGCCTCGGCCAGTGGCGTTCCGATCGTCGCACCGGGCGCCGGCGGCGCGCTCGACGTCGTACGCCACCTCGAGACCGGTCTGCTCTACGAGCCCGGTCGCGCCGGCGCCCTGGCCGACGCAGTGGCGGCAGCTGTGGCAGATCCGCAGCGCGCGCTGCTGGGCGGGCACGGCCGCGAGGTCGTACGTGCTCGCTCGTGGCCCACCGCAGTCGATGAGTTGCTGGCGATGTTCCCCGTGAAGGACCTTGCAACACGGCGTACGAACGTTGCGTGA
- a CDS encoding succinate dehydrogenase cytochrome b subunit has product MATTTLVSGARAARTTIALKLAMAASGILFILFVLAHMYGNLKAFAGHDAYNEYAAGLRTLGQPELPYSGALWILRVGLIAALIVHVAAAVVLTRRAHKARPVKYVVKKNRGSSLSSRTMRWGGLTLLLFIIWHLIEFTIVKVPLQSGVDKNDPYNLLVNTFKAEGGWMTYIYLLALLALAFHLHHGTFSALQTLGLTNSERSRANARVAGWAVAVVVAGGFALVPLFTLFHVIK; this is encoded by the coding sequence GTGGCAACCACGACACTCGTATCTGGTGCGCGCGCAGCCCGCACCACGATCGCGCTGAAGCTGGCCATGGCCGCCAGCGGGATCCTGTTCATTCTCTTCGTGCTGGCGCACATGTACGGCAACCTGAAGGCCTTTGCCGGGCATGACGCCTACAACGAATACGCAGCCGGGCTGCGCACGTTGGGGCAGCCGGAGCTTCCGTACTCGGGCGCACTGTGGATCCTGCGCGTCGGCCTGATCGCCGCGCTGATCGTCCATGTCGCCGCCGCGGTCGTGCTCACGCGACGCGCGCACAAGGCCCGCCCGGTCAAGTACGTGGTGAAGAAGAACCGCGGCTCGTCCCTGTCCAGCCGCACCATGCGCTGGGGCGGTCTGACGCTGCTCCTCTTCATCATCTGGCACCTGATCGAGTTCACGATCGTCAAGGTTCCGCTGCAGAGCGGTGTCGACAAGAACGACCCGTACAACCTGCTGGTGAACACCTTCAAGGCTGAGGGCGGCTGGATGACCTACATCTACCTGCTCGCCCTGCTGGCGCTCGCGTTCCACCTGCACCACGGCACCTTCAGCGCGCTGCAGACGCTCGGCCTGACCAACTCCGAGCGCTCGCGTGCCAACGCCCGCGTCGCGGGCTGGGCGGTGGCGGTCGTCGTCGCCGGCGGCTTCGCGCTGGTTCCGCTGTTCACCCTCTTCCACGTCATCAAGTAA